In a single window of the Allobranchiibius huperziae genome:
- a CDS encoding glycerophosphodiester phosphodiesterase family protein, with translation MPAQTLRGGPPVVIAHRGSSRIEPEHTLGAYKRAIRDGADGVECDVRLTADRHLVCVHDRRVDRTSDGAGVVSALELAALEGLDWGSWKASHLDEDEMPLRHKAQILTLRQLIRTVQRAERQLDLVIETKHPTRYSGDVERALVALLAEFELLRPGRINVRLMSFSSMAVQRMARLAPHLERVQLTELPTALRFMDALPPNVHMVGTRIAVVRRIPAFVKRQHNYGHQVHVWTVDELEDVHLCLELGVDAIITNRPAMVREAVDAAWSTGVLQ, from the coding sequence ATGCCGGCGCAGACCCTGCGCGGTGGCCCTCCGGTGGTCATCGCGCACCGTGGCTCAAGCCGTATCGAACCCGAGCACACGCTCGGCGCCTACAAGCGCGCGATCCGCGATGGCGCGGACGGGGTGGAGTGCGACGTACGTCTGACCGCAGACCGTCACCTGGTGTGCGTGCACGACCGCCGGGTCGACCGCACCTCCGACGGCGCGGGCGTGGTGTCCGCCCTCGAACTGGCCGCGCTCGAGGGTCTGGACTGGGGCAGCTGGAAGGCCTCGCACCTGGACGAGGACGAGATGCCGCTGCGGCACAAGGCGCAGATCCTGACCCTGCGCCAGTTGATCCGCACGGTCCAGCGCGCCGAGCGGCAGTTGGACCTGGTCATCGAGACCAAGCACCCCACGCGCTACTCCGGAGACGTCGAGCGCGCACTGGTGGCGCTGCTCGCGGAGTTCGAGTTGCTGCGCCCCGGACGGATCAACGTGCGGCTGATGTCGTTCTCCAGCATGGCGGTTCAGCGGATGGCGCGCCTCGCACCGCACCTGGAGCGGGTGCAGCTGACCGAGCTTCCGACGGCGCTTCGTTTCATGGACGCACTGCCGCCGAACGTGCACATGGTCGGCACCCGGATCGCCGTCGTACGCCGCATCCCCGCCTTCGTGAAGCGCCAGCACAACTACGGCCACCAGGTGCACGTGTGGACGGTCGACGAGCTCGAGGACGTGCACCTGTGTCTGGAGCTCGGGGTGGATGCGATCATCACCAACCGGCCTGCCATGGTGCGCGAGGCCGTTGACGCGGCGTGGTCCACTGGTGTCCTGCAATGA
- a CDS encoding ATP-binding protein yields the protein MSDEHWVQTLRLPWTIDSVPAARTALVESLGSGGLPEELVGEAETVASELVTNAILHGKPLYDNTVRLHWRVRGDRVEIEVTDGGGVTAPAARRPSVWAQGGRGLRIVRSVAHEWGVNEEDDRVTVWAALGGPSRRRV from the coding sequence GTGAGCGATGAGCACTGGGTGCAGACCCTCCGGCTTCCGTGGACCATCGACTCGGTGCCCGCGGCGCGCACGGCACTCGTCGAGAGTCTGGGCAGTGGCGGGCTGCCCGAGGAGCTGGTCGGCGAGGCCGAGACGGTCGCCTCCGAGCTCGTCACCAACGCGATCCTGCACGGGAAACCGTTGTACGACAACACTGTCCGGTTGCACTGGCGCGTGCGCGGGGATCGGGTGGAGATCGAGGTCACCGACGGTGGCGGCGTGACCGCTCCGGCCGCGCGCCGGCCCTCCGTCTGGGCGCAGGGCGGACGCGGGCTGCGCATCGTCCGCTCGGTGGCCCACGAATGGGGCGTCAACGAGGAGGACGACCGGGTGACGGTCTGGGCCGCTCTCGGCGGCCCCTCACGCCGCCGGGTCTGA
- a CDS encoding DUF5926 family protein → MGKASRRKGERTRQPIDPTQQSPAFVRRPYDGLPGEAGWVAMREIVPAATASVTFTLDGRPREATVASVLPLAWPGLHRADGTLFVALQTGGASSDPSRDVAQTLLATAALEPGEPLTAAPRTTAGGPRLQDLLTNTDFDVQLHDGFDFWVEGQELDAEGAASLQRANEAITPTVALSSAEHAYWCRIGARTYVRWVLPHDEDKATDALARLHAAGASSLDEGRLLGAFRAHGLLVPVWEVDAEAEPASFDDAFGALAARFDDAVGIDTPLTVEERRARSGISSRQITLR, encoded by the coding sequence ATGGGTAAAGCCTCCCGCCGCAAGGGCGAGCGCACACGTCAGCCGATCGATCCGACGCAGCAGTCACCGGCGTTCGTCCGTCGTCCCTACGATGGGCTGCCGGGGGAGGCCGGCTGGGTCGCGATGCGCGAGATCGTGCCGGCCGCGACCGCCTCGGTGACGTTCACGCTCGACGGGAGGCCCCGGGAGGCGACGGTCGCCTCGGTGCTCCCACTGGCCTGGCCCGGGCTGCACCGTGCCGACGGCACCCTCTTCGTCGCGCTCCAGACCGGCGGTGCGTCCAGCGACCCGAGCCGTGACGTCGCGCAGACCCTGCTCGCCACCGCCGCGCTCGAGCCGGGCGAGCCGCTCACGGCCGCACCGCGTACGACAGCCGGCGGTCCGCGTCTGCAGGACCTGCTCACCAACACCGACTTCGACGTGCAGCTGCACGACGGGTTCGACTTCTGGGTGGAGGGCCAGGAGCTCGACGCGGAGGGGGCGGCGTCCCTGCAGCGGGCGAACGAGGCGATCACTCCGACGGTCGCGCTGTCGTCGGCCGAGCACGCGTACTGGTGCCGCATCGGCGCCCGCACCTATGTGCGCTGGGTGCTCCCGCACGACGAGGACAAGGCGACCGACGCGCTGGCGAGACTGCACGCGGCCGGTGCCAGCAGCCTGGACGAGGGACGGCTGCTCGGTGCGTTCCGTGCCCATGGCCTGCTCGTGCCGGTCTGGGAAGTGGACGCCGAGGCCGAGCCCGCGTCGTTCGACGACGCGTTCGGCGCCTTGGCCGCGCGCTTCGACGACGCGGTGGGCATCGACACCCCGCTGACCGTCGAGGAGCGGCGCGCCCGGTCGGGCATCTCGAGTCGGCAGATCACCCTGCGCTGA
- a CDS encoding TMEM165/GDT1 family protein: protein MDIALLLTVFVTIFLVELPDKTFIATLVLATRYRPLQVWIGVCAAFLIQTVIAVAFGGLIGRLPKTPVHVAVALLFLVAGIVLLAGAAKAASEEAETEAEFSEKARADAIGFRAISASFLILFLAEWGDLSQLATAGFAARRGYPLSVGIGAFLALAVVSGLAAVLGRALLQRVSLVLIRRLGGIVCLIFALTLVLDLAGVSLPGWLPI, encoded by the coding sequence ATGGATATCGCCTTGCTGCTCACGGTCTTCGTCACGATCTTCCTCGTCGAACTGCCCGACAAGACCTTCATCGCGACCCTCGTCCTCGCCACCCGCTACCGCCCGCTGCAGGTGTGGATCGGGGTGTGCGCGGCCTTTCTCATCCAGACCGTCATCGCCGTCGCCTTCGGCGGGCTCATCGGCCGGCTGCCGAAGACACCGGTGCACGTCGCTGTGGCGCTGCTCTTCCTCGTCGCAGGCATCGTGCTGCTCGCCGGTGCCGCCAAGGCCGCGTCGGAGGAGGCCGAGACAGAGGCGGAGTTCTCCGAGAAGGCCCGCGCGGACGCCATCGGCTTCCGGGCCATCAGCGCCAGCTTCCTGATCCTCTTCCTCGCCGAGTGGGGCGACCTGTCGCAGCTGGCCACCGCAGGCTTCGCCGCCCGCCGCGGCTATCCGCTGAGCGTCGGGATCGGCGCGTTCCTCGCGCTCGCCGTGGTGTCGGGACTCGCCGCCGTGCTGGGTCGCGCGCTGCTGCAACGCGTCTCGCTGGTCCTCATCCGACGCCTGGGCGGGATCGTGTGCCTGATCTTCGCGCTGACGCTGGTGCTCGACCTGGCCGGCGTATCGCTGCCCGGCTGGCTCCCCATCTGA
- the pheA gene encoding prephenate dehydratase: MARPVTRYGFLGPVGTFTQAALAGWPAAKGREQTAFSSVDKALAALREGEIDAAMVPIENSVEGGVSATLDALHTGDPLTVVGEVLVPITFVLAVRPGTTRDDVRAVGTHPHGWAQVRGWMGSELPDAVYVPTLSTAAAAADLAAGLVDSYQAAVCAPVAAQGTGLQVLASDIEDRSGAVTRFVLAARPGELPEPTGADKTTVVVYQYDDHAGGLLELLEQFAARGINISRLESRPTGDVMGRYCFSIDFEGHVRDARVGEALTGLRRVAADVRFLGSYPRADGQQASIQLTATDDAFADADRWLADLRGERTH, from the coding sequence ATGGCGAGACCTGTGACGCGCTACGGATTCCTCGGCCCGGTGGGCACGTTCACCCAGGCCGCCCTCGCCGGGTGGCCGGCGGCGAAGGGCCGGGAGCAGACGGCCTTCTCCTCCGTCGACAAGGCGCTCGCGGCGCTGCGAGAGGGGGAGATCGACGCGGCGATGGTGCCGATCGAGAACTCCGTGGAGGGCGGGGTGTCCGCCACACTCGACGCCTTGCACACCGGTGACCCCCTCACGGTCGTCGGTGAGGTGCTGGTGCCGATCACCTTCGTGCTCGCCGTACGCCCGGGCACGACGCGTGACGACGTACGCGCCGTCGGCACCCACCCGCACGGCTGGGCCCAGGTGCGGGGCTGGATGGGCTCGGAACTGCCGGACGCCGTCTACGTGCCGACGCTGTCGACGGCCGCGGCAGCCGCCGACCTCGCAGCGGGACTGGTCGACAGCTATCAGGCCGCGGTGTGCGCGCCGGTCGCCGCGCAGGGCACGGGACTGCAGGTGCTGGCGAGCGATATCGAGGACCGCTCGGGGGCCGTCACCCGGTTCGTGCTCGCCGCGCGACCGGGCGAGCTGCCCGAGCCCACGGGAGCGGACAAGACGACCGTCGTGGTCTACCAGTACGACGACCACGCCGGCGGTCTGTTGGAGTTGCTGGAGCAGTTCGCGGCCAGGGGCATCAACATCTCGCGCCTCGAGTCACGTCCGACCGGGGACGTGATGGGCCGCTACTGCTTCTCGATCGACTTCGAGGGGCACGTGCGCGACGCCCGGGTCGGCGAGGCACTGACCGGGCTGCGCCGGGTGGCCGCCGATGTCCGCTTCCTCGGCTCCTATCCGCGCGCCGACGGCCAGCAGGCGAGCATCCAGCTCACCGCCACCGACGACGCCTTCGCAGACGCCGACCGCTGGCTGGCAGACCTGCGCGGCGAGCGCACACACTGA
- a CDS encoding MFS transporter, with protein MSTPRADAAPPGAYHPAHLAATDTTDATDATATDAGPAKGHPAHLAHSTDSDSSPSAPDEARHAETTAPGNGKWWTLAAVCFGTFMLLLDVTIVNVALPDIQSSLGSSFSDLQWVIDAYALTLASLLLTAGSLADIFGRRRLYIVGLLLFTAASALCGASQSTLMLQLSRGLQGVGGAVMFTVSLALLASAFHGKDRGTAFGIWGAITGVAVAIGPVFGGLLVSSLSWRWIFFVNIPVGAAALAITIWRVAESRNPKAKRPDWIGFVLFTASLSSLVYALIESGRTSFTDSVVVGCFAAAVVLMALFVVLELRSSKPMLDLSLFRLPTFSGGAIAAFGISAGIFSMLLYLTLYLQDVLRFSALGTGLRLLVLSGAILVVATVSGRMSSHLPVRFLIGPGLALIGIGLLLMRGIDASSEWTHLIPGMIVAGIGIGMVNPPLASTAVGVVSPRLAGMASGINSTFRQVGIATGIALLGTLFASRLDDAIRAAAAGGPLAGRSGSLASAVQSGQVSAALAKLPKSQVPIAQHLAAAGFTTALDRILLIAGIMTLVAAVASFLLIRTKDFHTPGEGEQAAETA; from the coding sequence ATGAGCACCCCACGTGCCGACGCCGCGCCGCCCGGCGCCTACCACCCCGCGCATCTGGCCGCCACGGACACCACCGACGCCACGGACGCCACAGCGACCGATGCAGGGCCGGCGAAGGGACACCCGGCCCACCTGGCCCACTCCACCGACTCCGACAGCTCTCCCTCAGCGCCCGACGAAGCTCGGCACGCGGAGACCACCGCCCCCGGGAACGGCAAGTGGTGGACACTCGCAGCCGTGTGCTTCGGCACGTTCATGCTGTTGCTCGACGTGACCATCGTCAACGTGGCGCTGCCGGACATCCAGTCCTCCCTGGGCTCCAGCTTCTCCGATCTGCAGTGGGTCATCGACGCGTACGCGCTCACGCTCGCCTCACTGCTGCTCACCGCGGGCTCCCTGGCCGACATCTTCGGCCGCCGCCGGCTGTACATCGTCGGCCTGCTCCTCTTCACCGCGGCGTCCGCACTGTGCGGCGCCTCCCAGAGCACCCTGATGCTGCAGCTGAGCCGAGGCCTGCAGGGCGTCGGCGGTGCCGTGATGTTCACCGTCTCCCTCGCGCTGCTCGCGAGTGCGTTCCACGGCAAGGACCGCGGCACGGCGTTCGGCATCTGGGGCGCCATCACCGGCGTCGCCGTCGCCATCGGTCCGGTCTTCGGCGGACTGCTCGTCTCCAGCCTGTCGTGGCGGTGGATCTTCTTCGTCAACATCCCGGTCGGCGCGGCGGCCCTGGCCATCACGATCTGGCGAGTGGCCGAGTCGCGCAACCCGAAGGCGAAGCGCCCGGACTGGATCGGGTTCGTGCTCTTCACCGCGTCGCTGAGCTCGTTGGTGTACGCGCTCATCGAGTCCGGCCGCACCAGCTTCACCGACAGTGTCGTGGTGGGCTGCTTCGCCGCCGCGGTCGTCCTGATGGCGCTGTTCGTGGTGCTCGAACTGCGTTCCAGCAAGCCGATGCTCGATCTGAGCCTCTTCCGACTGCCGACCTTCTCCGGTGGTGCGATCGCGGCGTTCGGGATCAGCGCGGGCATCTTCTCGATGCTGCTCTACCTCACGCTCTACCTGCAGGACGTGCTGCGCTTCAGCGCCCTGGGCACCGGCCTGCGGCTGCTGGTGCTGTCCGGCGCGATCCTCGTGGTAGCCACCGTCTCCGGACGCATGAGCTCGCACCTGCCGGTCCGGTTCCTCATCGGACCGGGCCTTGCGCTCATCGGCATCGGGCTCCTGCTCATGCGCGGCATCGACGCCTCGAGTGAGTGGACCCACCTCATCCCGGGCATGATCGTCGCGGGGATCGGCATCGGCATGGTCAACCCGCCGCTCGCCTCGACCGCCGTCGGCGTGGTCTCGCCCCGCCTCGCCGGGATGGCGTCGGGCATCAACAGCACCTTCCGTCAGGTCGGCATCGCCACCGGTATCGCCCTGCTCGGCACCCTCTTCGCCTCCCGGCTCGACGACGCGATCCGCGCCGCTGCCGCGGGCGGTCCACTGGCGGGGCGCAGCGGGTCACTCGCGTCCGCCGTGCAGTCCGGTCAGGTGTCGGCCGCGCTGGCGAAGCTGCCGAAGTCGCAGGTGCCGATCGCGCAGCACCTGGCCGCCGCGGGATTCACCACGGCGCTGGACCGCATCCTGCTGATCGCCGGGATCATGACCCTGGTGGCGGCGGTGGCGTCGTTCCTCCTGATCCGCACGAAGGACTTCCACACGCCCGGCGAGGGCGAGCAGGCGGCCGAGACCGCTTGA
- a CDS encoding Lrp/AsnC ligand binding domain-containing protein, whose protein sequence is MSVESATLDVLDRALVRCLQLAPRAAFSLYAAVLDTSEQTVARRYRRLRGEGVVRVTAVLSTEALGQSNWVVRIQCKPSGTAALAQALAKRADVGWVSISGGAAEVVCVVRSRTAQAREDLLLERLAQTAPVLGVTAAMTLHPFLAGRADDWAGLEHELTPDQERRLRASVGGDEQTVAPAAVTQLDPGDQAILDRLVIDGRSTYAQLAAAGGMTEGRAARRLHVLLDRGLAHLDVDISAEAFGWGVSAQLWMTAAPADLEACGQALARIPGVTFAAAITGPHNLMAAVVCRDHEDLYRLVTQQVGAVPGIATLEVSPRMRTVKQAGALVERSRLAN, encoded by the coding sequence GTGAGCGTGGAATCTGCCACTTTGGACGTCCTGGACAGGGCACTCGTTCGGTGCCTTCAGCTGGCGCCGCGCGCGGCGTTCAGCCTGTACGCCGCAGTGCTGGACACCTCCGAGCAGACGGTCGCGCGCCGCTATCGACGCCTGCGCGGCGAAGGGGTCGTGCGCGTGACCGCGGTGCTGAGCACGGAGGCGCTGGGACAGAGCAACTGGGTCGTGCGCATCCAGTGCAAACCGAGCGGAACGGCGGCGCTCGCCCAGGCGCTCGCGAAACGCGCCGATGTCGGCTGGGTGTCGATCAGCGGGGGAGCCGCCGAAGTGGTCTGCGTCGTGCGTTCGCGCACCGCCCAGGCGCGGGAGGATCTCCTGCTGGAGCGCCTGGCCCAGACGGCGCCCGTGCTCGGAGTGACCGCTGCCATGACGTTGCACCCGTTCCTCGCCGGTCGCGCCGACGACTGGGCGGGGCTCGAACACGAGCTGACGCCGGACCAGGAACGCCGACTGCGCGCGTCCGTCGGTGGTGACGAGCAGACCGTCGCGCCGGCTGCGGTCACCCAGCTCGACCCGGGCGATCAGGCGATCCTGGACCGGTTGGTGATCGACGGCCGGTCGACGTACGCCCAGCTCGCGGCGGCCGGCGGCATGACGGAGGGGCGGGCGGCGCGTCGGCTGCATGTCCTGCTCGACCGCGGACTGGCTCACCTGGACGTCGACATCTCCGCCGAGGCCTTCGGGTGGGGGGTGTCGGCGCAGCTGTGGATGACGGCGGCGCCGGCGGACCTGGAGGCGTGCGGGCAGGCGTTGGCCCGCATCCCCGGCGTCACCTTCGCGGCCGCGATCACCGGCCCGCACAATCTGATGGCTGCGGTGGTGTGCCGTGATCACGAGGATCTCTACCGGCTCGTGACGCAACAGGTCGGGGCCGTGCCGGGCATCGCCACGTTGGAGGTCTCGCCCCGGATGCGGACGGTCAAGCAGGCCGGCGCGCTCGTCGAGCGCAGCCGGCTCGCGAACTGA
- a CDS encoding diacylglycerol kinase family protein, producing the protein MRQGAVVVNPSKFRRLDQLKVLLEHIFHDYGWAEPLWLETTVEDPGAGQAREALAKGVDLVCALGGDGTQRCVAQGLADSGMPLGILAAGTGNLLARNLKLPHHRFADGLRVALSGRDRRIDLSMVQLDVDGDGVWTEPEVGLVMTGIGLDAEILAAADDTLKDRVGWLAYPAAGIRYIAHDRMQATIALDGAAAGPPERMSSVLIGNCGLLTGGMHLMPDAVIDDGILDTAVLRPSGLRGWLPLIGQVAVGSSRETRTIGRLRSSSIEVRCAEPAMVEVDGDVLQRAYAVRVAVDPLAATVRVPRTRRS; encoded by the coding sequence GTGCGACAAGGCGCGGTCGTCGTCAACCCCAGCAAGTTCCGGCGGTTGGACCAGCTGAAGGTGCTGCTCGAGCACATCTTCCACGACTACGGCTGGGCCGAGCCCCTCTGGCTCGAGACCACGGTCGAGGACCCTGGCGCCGGCCAGGCGCGTGAAGCGCTGGCCAAGGGCGTGGACCTGGTGTGCGCGCTCGGCGGCGACGGCACCCAGCGGTGTGTGGCTCAGGGCCTGGCCGACTCCGGGATGCCGCTCGGGATCCTCGCCGCGGGCACCGGCAACCTGCTCGCCCGCAACCTCAAGCTCCCGCACCACCGGTTCGCCGACGGGCTGCGGGTCGCGCTGTCGGGGCGGGACCGCAGGATCGATCTGTCGATGGTGCAGTTGGACGTCGACGGCGACGGGGTGTGGACCGAGCCCGAGGTCGGGCTGGTGATGACCGGGATCGGCCTCGACGCCGAGATCCTCGCCGCCGCCGACGACACCCTGAAGGACCGGGTCGGCTGGCTGGCCTACCCCGCGGCGGGGATCCGCTACATCGCGCACGACCGGATGCAGGCCACGATCGCGCTCGACGGCGCCGCGGCGGGCCCGCCGGAGCGCATGTCCAGTGTGCTCATCGGCAACTGCGGGTTGCTGACCGGCGGCATGCACCTGATGCCCGATGCGGTCATCGACGACGGCATCCTCGACACCGCGGTGCTGCGACCCTCCGGCCTGCGTGGCTGGCTGCCGCTCATCGGCCAGGTGGCGGTGGGCTCCAGCCGCGAGACCCGCACGATCGGCCGGCTGCGTTCCTCCAGCATCGAGGTCCGGTGCGCCGAACCGGCCATGGTCGAGGTCGACGGCGACGTGCTGCAACGCGCGTACGCCGTCCGGGTCGCCGTCGATCCCCTGGCGGCGACGGTCCGGGTCCCCCGGACCCGCAGGAGCTAG
- the serS gene encoding serine--tRNA ligase has protein sequence MIDIKLLRDDPDLVRASQRARGDDEGLVDEVLGADERRRSTLQEFEAARAEQKSVSKDVGKAMGALGAARKQGGDTAELEAAANQARERAGALSERVKALEAAAGEAGSAYEQGLRKIGNIIIDGVPAGGEDNFTVREVDGDPTTFDFEPLDHLELGERLGAIDMERGAKVGGSRFYFLTGVGAQLELALLNMGIAQAVHHGFTPMITPTLVKADVMQGAGFLDAHADEVYRLEADDLYLTGTSEVALAGYHAGEILDLSDGPKRYAGWSACYRREAGSYGKDTRGIVRVHQFHKVEMFSYCAPQDAEQEHERLLMWERDMLAKIEVPYRIIDTAAGDLGNPAARKFDCEAWVPTQKRYRELTSTSNCTTYQARRLNTRYRTPEGRTETVATLNGTLATTRWLVAILENHQQADGSVVVPHALQPFLGLEVLRPV, from the coding sequence GTGATCGACATCAAACTGCTGCGGGACGACCCCGACCTGGTGCGCGCCAGCCAACGCGCCCGGGGCGACGACGAAGGACTGGTCGACGAGGTGCTGGGCGCCGACGAGCGCCGGCGGTCCACACTGCAGGAGTTCGAGGCGGCCCGCGCCGAGCAGAAGAGCGTCAGCAAGGACGTCGGCAAGGCGATGGGCGCGCTCGGCGCCGCCCGCAAACAGGGCGGCGACACCGCCGAACTGGAGGCCGCCGCCAACCAGGCGCGCGAGCGCGCAGGGGCGCTCAGCGAGCGGGTCAAGGCGCTCGAGGCCGCAGCGGGCGAGGCGGGCTCGGCGTACGAGCAGGGGTTGCGCAAGATCGGCAACATCATCATCGACGGCGTGCCGGCCGGTGGCGAGGACAACTTCACCGTCCGCGAGGTCGACGGTGACCCCACGACGTTCGACTTCGAGCCGCTGGACCATCTGGAGCTCGGTGAGCGCCTGGGCGCCATCGACATGGAACGCGGCGCCAAGGTCGGCGGCTCGCGCTTCTACTTCCTGACCGGCGTCGGCGCGCAGCTCGAGCTGGCGCTGCTCAACATGGGGATCGCGCAGGCGGTGCACCACGGGTTCACCCCGATGATCACCCCGACCCTGGTCAAGGCCGACGTGATGCAGGGCGCGGGGTTCCTCGACGCCCACGCCGACGAGGTCTACCGCCTGGAGGCCGACGACCTCTACCTGACCGGCACCTCGGAGGTCGCGCTCGCCGGCTATCACGCGGGGGAGATCCTCGACCTGTCCGACGGCCCCAAGCGGTACGCCGGGTGGTCGGCCTGCTACCGGCGCGAGGCCGGGTCCTACGGCAAGGACACCCGCGGCATCGTGCGGGTGCATCAGTTCCACAAGGTGGAGATGTTCTCCTACTGCGCGCCGCAGGACGCGGAGCAGGAGCACGAGCGGCTGCTGATGTGGGAGCGGGACATGCTCGCCAAGATCGAGGTGCCCTACCGGATCATCGACACCGCGGCCGGTGACCTCGGCAACCCGGCGGCGCGCAAGTTCGACTGCGAGGCCTGGGTGCCGACGCAGAAGCGCTACCGCGAGCTGACGTCGACCTCCAATTGCACGACGTACCAGGCACGCCGGCTCAACACCCGCTACCGCACGCCAGAGGGCCGCACCGAGACGGTCGCCACGCTCAACGGCACCCTGGCCACGACCCGCTGGCTGGTCGCGATCCTGGAGAACCACCAGCAGGCCGACGGTTCCGTCGTGGTGCCGCACGCGTTGCAGCCCTTCCTCGGGCTCGAGGTGCTGCGGCCGGTCTGA
- a CDS encoding HAD family hydrolase encodes MPLLIALDIDGTTVHHDGSLSPVVGDAVARVRDAGHHVVLATGRSLIGTVPIANELGLGPAYAVCSNGAVTITLDGRGGYDVVEAVTFDPARALAALEGQWTDGVVASEQLGVGYLVSAPFPEGELLGEQRVASWDELLHTRTTRVTFRSPTGTSEDFVALADRLGLHGVNYAIGFTAWLDINPEGVSKASALEQVRRTLGVEPMDTIAVGDHYNDVQMLTWAARGVAMGQAPDEVRAAADEVTGTVDDDGLAAVLLSLL; translated from the coding sequence ATGCCGCTGCTGATCGCTCTGGACATCGACGGCACCACCGTGCACCACGACGGCTCGCTGTCGCCCGTCGTGGGCGATGCCGTCGCCCGGGTGCGCGACGCCGGACACCACGTCGTCCTGGCCACCGGCCGCTCCCTCATCGGCACGGTGCCGATCGCGAACGAGCTGGGCCTCGGCCCGGCGTACGCCGTGTGCTCCAACGGCGCGGTCACGATCACCCTCGACGGGCGCGGCGGTTACGACGTCGTCGAGGCGGTGACCTTCGACCCGGCGCGGGCACTCGCGGCCCTGGAGGGGCAGTGGACCGACGGGGTCGTCGCGAGCGAGCAACTCGGCGTCGGATATCTGGTGAGTGCGCCGTTCCCCGAGGGCGAGCTGCTGGGGGAGCAGCGCGTCGCGTCGTGGGACGAGCTGCTGCACACCCGGACGACGCGCGTGACGTTCCGCTCGCCGACCGGCACGTCGGAGGACTTCGTGGCGCTGGCCGACCGCCTCGGCCTGCACGGGGTCAACTACGCGATCGGCTTCACCGCGTGGCTGGACATCAACCCCGAGGGCGTCTCCAAGGCATCGGCGCTGGAGCAGGTGCGCCGCACGCTCGGCGTCGAGCCGATGGACACCATCGCCGTCGGCGACCACTACAACGACGTGCAGATGCTCACCTGGGCGGCGCGCGGGGTCGCGATGGGGCAGGCGCCCGACGAGGTCCGGGCCGCGGCCGACGAGGTCACCGGCACGGTCGACGACGACGGTCTGGCGGCGGTGCTGCTCTCCCTGCTCTGA
- a CDS encoding dihydrofolate reductase family protein, whose translation MSKVRVHNFAVSLDGFATGEGQTLETPFGHASMRLMQWALGTRTFRGMQGAEGGSGGVDEAMASRWQTGIGAEIMGRNKFGPQRGPWQDEDWKGWWGEDPPFHTPVFVLTHHLRPDLTMQGGTSFHFLDASPAEALEVAREAAGGLDVRIGGGPSTVRDFLAADLIDELHLALVPIVLGRGVRLWDGLEGLEERFDIEAVSTPSGVTHLTLTRST comes from the coding sequence ATGTCGAAGGTCCGAGTCCACAACTTCGCCGTGTCGCTCGACGGTTTCGCCACCGGCGAGGGGCAGACCCTGGAGACGCCGTTCGGCCATGCGTCGATGCGCTTGATGCAGTGGGCGCTCGGCACCCGCACCTTCCGCGGCATGCAGGGCGCAGAGGGCGGCAGCGGCGGCGTCGACGAGGCGATGGCCTCCCGCTGGCAGACGGGCATCGGCGCGGAGATCATGGGGCGCAACAAGTTCGGACCTCAACGCGGTCCATGGCAGGACGAGGACTGGAAGGGCTGGTGGGGCGAGGACCCGCCGTTCCACACGCCCGTCTTCGTGCTGACCCACCATCTGCGGCCGGATCTCACGATGCAGGGCGGGACGTCCTTCCACTTCCTGGACGCCTCGCCGGCGGAGGCGCTCGAGGTCGCGCGCGAGGCGGCCGGCGGACTCGACGTGCGCATCGGCGGCGGGCCCTCGACCGTGCGTGACTTCCTGGCCGCCGACCTCATCGACGAGTTGCACCTCGCCCTGGTCCCCATCGTCCTGGGCCGCGGCGTGCGGTTGTGGGACGGTCTCGAAGGGCTGGAGGAACGCTTCGACATCGAGGCCGTCAGCACGCCCAGCGGCGTCACGCACCTGACTCTTACCCGGTCGACATGA